CAGCTAACTTCATAGGTCAGCTCTTCACCAGCAACAAGGAATTGAGTTCCTTTAGTATCATTTTGGTTTGACAGCTTATCTTTATCATTATCTTCAAAACTTGAAGAGGCAACAAAAAGAGTAGTCATTAAAAAGATACAAATACAATATTTCACTGCTACATATTTCATATTGAACTTGCGGTCAGTCAAAATTCTTCAATTGTTTTTTTGCTGTCGAGTAACCAACTTCAATTAATTCCTTTGCTTTGCTAAACTCAAAAACTTTGAAGTCACTTGTATTCGGTTCAATAAGAATATCTGGTTTGGCGATTTGCATTGTTAAATCACTAATTTGAACTTGCACGATGATAAACATTTGATAAAGCACACTCCAAATTTTGGGGTCGGGGATTTTTTCATTCGAATTATCATTCAGAAAATTAATGGGGTGTTTGATAAAGTATTGTATCTTTTCGTTTAATGATAACTCTTTAACTTTCTTATTTACTTCCGGAATTTGTTTACCGTTTTCTTGACCGATTCCGTAAGTTCCAAATCTTCTCAGATTAACTGCGATTACTTTATCAATCCCTTTCTTTTTAACTACATCAACTGGAGTTGGGTTGACTAATCCGCCATCAACAAGTTTGTATTTACCGATTGTTACAGGTGAAAAAATTACGGGAATGGAAATGCTCGCTCTAATAGCAGAAAGTAAGTCGCCTTTTTCTAAGACGACCATCCTTCCGGTTTGAATATCTGTTGTAACCGCTGAGAAGGGTATTTTAAGATCATCAAAGGTTTTGTTGCCAAACCAAGTGCTTAAAAATTCTGATAGGTATTTCGTGTTTACAATGGAGGATAAAGACAGAGAGGGTAAAAATATTTTTGCCATTAGTTTCCAGTCAGTCTGTATAGCAATATCTTCAATTTCCTGTGCACTCATTCCAATGGCATAAGCCGCTCCAATTAAAGCCCCAATACTGCTTCCGGAGATATAATCTATTTTTATTCCGTGCTCTTCAATAGCTTTTAAAACACCAATATGAGTTAATCCACGAGCAGCACCGCTGCCGAGCGCTAAACCAATTTTAAGAGAATTATTTTTATGTATCATATAAAATAATCACACCATCTTCTCAACATCCCATACGAATGCATGCAGGCCCTGCTCTTCGGCCTCTTTATTTATTTCCTTAATTTTTTCTAATAAAGGATCAACCAATTCGTTTTTAATTACTGTAAATACAACAGCATTTTGACTGGGCCAGATGTGCGTACCCAAGTGCGGTTCACCTTTTTGGCTGCCTTGCCCATGCACATTCAAAAATCTTGTGAAACCTCTTATTCCTAAATTTTCTAAAGCTTCGTTTATTTCTTCGGTGATTCCATGATTGTATACTATCATTACAGCTTTCATGTTTTTCTCCTTTAATCGATTTCTTTTTTCTTTTTGATTCTTGTCTCTACAATTGAATATAGCACTGGCACAAGAACAAGTGTAATTAGAGATGAAAAGAATAAACCGCCAATTGTAGAAATGCCAAGAGGTTTCCAAATTTCAGAGCCTTCGCCACTGCTGATAGCTAATGGAAATAGCCCTAATAAAGTAGTAAAAGTTGTCATTAACACTGGTCGCAGTCTGTTCCTTCCCGAATAAATAATAGCTTCACGTAATTCTACTCCTCTTGCTCTTGTGATATTTGTAAAGTCTACGAGTACGATTGCATTTTTTACTACAATTCCAATTAGCATTATACTGCCTAAGAAAGCAATCACACTAAAAGGTATATTTGTAATGTACAATGCAATAAAAACACCTGTAAATGCAAAAGGTACAGAAAACATAATAATAAATGGATCAACTAAGGATTCAAACTGAGCTGCCATAACCATATAAACAAGGATAATACTAAGAATAAGTAGTAGGAATAAATCTTTAAATGCATCACTTTGCTGTTCTATCTGTCCAGAATATTCAATTGTAGTTTTAGGAGGCAGCTCAAGTTTTGATGCATAATTTTTTATGTCGTTTGTTACGTCTCCTAAAGAACGACCCGCAACATCGGAAAGAACTGCAATAACTCTTTCTTGCTCTTTTCTTTTAATTGTAGGTGGTGAATATGCCTGCACAACTCTCCCAACATCTTTTAATCTAACTGTAGTTCCAAGTAATGTTTTAATTGGTAAATTTTCGATATCTGAGATGTTGTTTTTCTTCTCTGGAGGTAGACTAATAAAAATATCATATTCATCACCAAGTTCTCTAAATGTAGTTGGCGTTAGGCCATAATAATTGTTTCTTAATGTATTACCAACAATTGCAGTGTTTAAGCCGGTGAGGGCCAATTTATCTCTTTGTAAGATAATTTGGAGTTCAGGCCTTGGGTCTCCAATATCAATTCTCACGTCACGAGTTCCATTTAGTTTTGTCATAAAATCTTTGAGCTTGTTAGCTATTTTATACGACTCTTCCAA
This genomic interval from Melioribacteraceae bacterium 4301-Me contains the following:
- a CDS encoding patatin-like phospholipase family protein; protein product: MIHKNNSLKIGLALGSGAARGLTHIGVLKAIEEHGIKIDYISGSSIGALIGAAYAIGMSAQEIEDIAIQTDWKLMAKIFLPSLSLSSIVNTKYLSEFLSTWFGNKTFDDLKIPFSAVTTDIQTGRMVVLEKGDLLSAIRASISIPVIFSPVTIGKYKLVDGGLVNPTPVDVVKKKGIDKVIAVNLRRFGTYGIGQENGKQIPEVNKKVKELSLNEKIQYFIKHPINFLNDNSNEKIPDPKIWSVLYQMFIIVQVQISDLTMQIAKPDILIEPNTSDFKVFEFSKAKELIEVGYSTAKKQLKNFD
- a CDS encoding PG0541 family transporter-associated protein, coding for MKAVMIVYNHGITEEINEALENLGIRGFTRFLNVHGQGSQKGEPHLGTHIWPSQNAVVFTVIKNELVDPLLEKIKEINKEAEEQGLHAFVWDVEKMV